The following are encoded in a window of Phaseolus vulgaris cultivar G19833 chromosome 3, P. vulgaris v2.0, whole genome shotgun sequence genomic DNA:
- the LOC137839195 gene encoding uncharacterized protein — translation MIPVEIGEPSLRRQTLDLDLNKESLSVGLDLINELRDKCRIREEACKIRAARRYNSKVKPRQFHKGDLVWRMRGDARKEGDKFSSNWEGPFRIADTAAGGAYYLEHLSGKGIPRMWNATHLKFYYS, via the coding sequence ATGATCCCCGTCGAAATTGGAGAACCTTCCCTCCGCCGACAAACCCTTGATCTTGACCTGAACAAGGAAAGTCTCTCCGTCGGCCTAGATCTTATCAACGAACTTCGAGACAAATGTAGAATTCGCGAGGAAGCATGCAAAATCAGAGCAGCCAGACGGTACAACTCCAAAGTTAAACCAAGACAGTTCCACAAAGGTGACTTAGTATGGCGAATGCGAGGTGATGCCCGGAAGGAAGGCGACAAGTTTTCTAGCAATTGGGAAGGACCATTCCGCATAGCAGACACAGCAGCCGGTGGAGCCTATTATTTAGAACATTTATCTGGAAAGGGCATACCGAGAatgtggaatgccacgcatctcaaattttattacagttga